In the Drosophila virilis strain 15010-1051.87 chromosome 4, Dvir_AGI_RSII-ME, whole genome shotgun sequence genome, TAACCATGCCAAATACTAAGCAGCTTCTCATTTATCTTGCAGACAAAATCTATGAGGCACGCCAGGAGATACTACACCTGACAACGCCCGTCATCAAGCCGGAGATACCCGATCATTATTATATGCCCAAGGACAAGGATGTGAGTCTGGCGTATCGTTCACAGTTGACGGCTCTGCTTGCGGGTTATCCGGATAGTCCGAAGACGCCCTCGTTGTTGCCCCCAACAATGGGTGGCCAGTTGACGCCGTATGGCAATAAGGCTCACATGCTGCTCGCTGCTAATGTGGGCGTTGGCCTGACCACGCCCACGGGCATATGTGCGCCCACGCAGAAGTATATGCAGCTGCATAATAGTAGCTATCAGCCGCGCCAGGTATCGACCATGAACAATCTCAGCAATTGCAGcaataataacagcagcaacaacaacaacaacaacaacagcaacaataacaactgcagcagcaacaacaacaacaacatcagcaacaatagcaataacatcaacaacaacaacaacaacaacatcagcaacaacaacaactatctGCAAGTGCCCGGCAGCGGTCTGCTGAAACCGCCACCCGCTCCGATGCCTTCAACGAACGTTGGCCCACCGCCCACAGTGGGCGTGAATCTGTCACCACGGAACAGTTGCAGCCAAAATACCAGCGGCTATCAgagcttcagcagcagcaccacctcACTGGAGCAATCGTATCCACCCTATGCCCAAGTACAGGCGGCCGTATCATCGACCTCCTCCTCATCGGCGGGCGCCAATCGGGCCCACTATTCGCCGGACTCGACATACAGCAGCGAGGCGGGCAGCATTGCGGGCGCCGCCGCCCGACTGGGCCGGCGCCTCAGCGATGGAGTGCTGTTGGGTCTGGGCAATGCCACGGGCGGGGGGGCACATCTGTTGCCCGGCAGCGCCGAAAGCTATCGCAATCTGCACTATGacctggcagcagcagctggcaaacagcagctgcagcaacagcagcagcaacatcaacagcagcagcagcagcaacagcagcaacgcgCATTCGATTTTGATATGAAACGTGCGCTCGGTTTTAAGGCCATGGAACGGACTCCGGTGGCCGGTGAGCTGCGCACCCCAACACCGGCCTGGCTGGGCATGGGCTTAAGTCGGACCTCGCCGGCTCCGATTGAGACGGTCGATGATGGCATTGGCAATGCTGGCAATGGCTGGCGCATGCCGCCTCCACCGCCGGGCTTGGGCTCACCCTATGGACTGAGCGCGACAACGGGCCTGCTGGATGCAACGCCCGTCAGTCGGCGCATGCAACTCTCACAACACAAGGATATACACACCCTACTGACAAGCCTCGGCCTGGAGCATTACATAAGTGAGTAAATCCGCACTCTAATCAAATTCTCTGTAACTTCCattaattatacaaaattaattcaGTTCCCTAAATCcgcttgtctgtctgtccttgAGATCTCTCCATAAAATAAAGCTCAGATCTTCTATTGCTGCCAATCGCTATCTATCTTAAAAGAATGCAATCAGcgtcaattttcaattttaaatgcaatatatTGTGGataatttttctataaattatattatagatAAAATGGAAGAtagataaattattttatataatagtTCAGATAGGCTAACATTGAAAAAATCagtcaaaatcaaaatcttcCTATTCAATTTATACTCTAGAACTATTATATTATTAgatacaaaatacatatatattttaaaaataaatatatatatataaatatatataaaagttagTTTCGATTATTTTGTACTGTAGTTTAGTCCAACGgacttatttaatatttataatttcatatcCTGACaccttttttatatttgttgagaatatcaaaaaatatattttatttccatatatatttttttttcttgcacaATATGAAAAAATGTTCGATAAgttagtttaaaaaaaattattttagcACGACATttcatatattaatttttatttatgacaATTTCCTAGTACCAGCTGGGAATATTAtgaacatatattttaatatataaactaaTTTTTAAGTGCAAGAAATGATCGATTTTTTCCCATAAGTTAGTTTAAACATTTAAGTcgattttttatattattttttgatatttatatttttatttcgtaTTAATTTGCTAATATgagaatatataaacatattttgctTATGTACTTAATTAATTCCCTTTTTGttctatatataattaaaaatgattttttttcgttccattgcttttatttaaaaaaaaaaaattttaaattgttttattagaGCTTTAATTCAAAAAGTCTGAACACTAGTTAGAAATAACTTAAGCTCCAAGtataatatagaaaatatttatatttacatttatttctttattgatatataatagcaagaaattattttaaaaagttattatgatagtttttttttaaggatAATTTTTgtgtcatatttttaaaagttgtacgtcttttttttgtgttttaccaatttatacaaatttttcaaaaatataggGACTAAATAGCccgatatatatacaaaaatctaTTTAGTTTCTTAGCTTATTAggaatttaacaatttattatctagaaagtgtattattattagaattattattagttttataagcattaattttattattataattattattccttttattatttctattattattttaattattattacttatattattattattattattatttttattattattattttttttatttttattttttaatatatttttttgtaggAATAAAGGAATAAGGAAGAAAGTTGGGAATAGTATGGGAATATAGATTTTTtccattgttgttttttcttcatttttcaTTGATAGCTTGTTTTATGCACATTCTCTTACAATTTGCCAATTTCATGAGCCATCAATGTtgtgtattgttttttttttcgaaagaATCCAAtgtagaatatttgtataaaagaTTTGCGTAGATAACTTGTGTAGACGACTTATGTACTTTAGTGTAAGATTTAAATTTTCCTTATGTCATATGTGAAAATGTAAAAGCGTCGCAGAAGATTTGTAGATGTTCAGTCTATTCCCATTCGGTGCTGCCGAAGTTTAATgtcgttttatatttatatttatatattttcttgataGACTCAAGTGTTGACGACTTATGTAGAAGACTTGTGGAGCAGAGTTCGGAGATTTTTTGTAGCTTCTTTTGAATTGTAGATCGTTTTAATACGATTTGTTCTACTCAAATTCTTTTCGCAGAGTTATTAAGCGATATTGTCAGTGTTGGTAAGAGTATGCAGAAAGATTTCATTATCCAAAAATTGTTAAACGGCATTTGCAGTTTTGTTGTGTTAGCCTTGTTTATGCGTTGAATTCGTTGAGATATTGGTTTCTTCGTTTGTTGTACTTTTGAGATATTTGATGCGAGGTGAATTTGATGTAGTGTTGGTGAGGTGTCGATAAATAAGGAAATAGGTTTAGATAAGGatattatttgaatttcttttttttttgtgtttttgttaatttaatcaaatgtattttttttccttGAGTAGTTTgtgatttattttgttttttctctcttcgttttgttttttttttttttgttcatatttgttcatatttttaaatattttttttgtgctttttttgtttggtttgttatgttctttttattttatattatattttgttttgatttttttgtttttgtttctttttttggtaACTTTTTTTCTGTTATGCTTCCATTTGAGCAtgtgtataatatataatgtgtgtgtaatagagtataattatttgtttttttctttttttttttatatttctaaaTGAACGTAAATATTATAGTAATTTTACAATAAGtttgaatatttgtttaatattatttctgaCTTCATTTGAATTGCCTTTAAATTGTTTCCATATAAATATAccgaaaatataatatacaatttttttatttattatttttatattgtttttgttaattgttggttttattttctaGAAATTTTCGTGCTGAACGAAATCGACTTGGAAATGTTCTCGACCCTGACCGAGGAGAATCTCATGGAGCTGGGCATCACCGCGTTTGGAGCTCGCAAGAAGCTGCTGGCGGCCATTCATACGCTTCTGGCCAACGAAGCCGCCTGCAGTAGtatgcccagcagcagctcctcgcAGAGCTCCTCGCCGCGATTCTCCGGCAGCGCTGCGCCCGGAGCTGAGCGTCGCCCCTCGAATCAGTGGTAATATGCTGTGGATGGTGTTGGTTTATCCATGATGATGAGAAgtagcttaaaataaaaaaattactgcaaaaacccaaaaaaaaaaaaaacaaaaacaaaaaagaaaccaaaaaaaaaaaaaaaaattaagaaaaatgtaataatagcTTAAAAATAATGCCTACACTCaactcatttatttattcaacgtAATCCTAAGGTCGCTTGGGGCATTGAAAACTGTAACAACGAATGCGagacccacaaaaaaaaaacatcaaaaacaaacacaaaaaaatacaaacataaacataaacaaaacaaagtagTGTGCACAACAAAATTCACAATTTCCCGTTTGGCTTGACTAATACTCGCATTTGTGCTCAAACGAAATTTATTATATGAActatttatgaatatataaacaaacgtatttataatgtatattgtaaagaaatgaatttaactgatggaaaaaaaaacacaaattgttAGAAGAATACGTAACATATATACCccttgtaaaaaaaaaaaacaacgaaaaaataaacaaaaaactaattgGATAAAACCAGGGAATATTGCTTTTGAAAAAACTAATTTCGTAAATGTATTCAGAACAGCCTAATGaatatttcttatataaaaaactaaattaaattttaaataaacacttTAACCAAAAATACTTTTCCTAATTAAACATTTAGCATATTATAAGTAT is a window encoding:
- the BicC gene encoding protein bicaudal C, which codes for MLSCAPFNKLIYPTAADISAMASAKATPVAVGLTTLSLPTGPAGASGAPSETQSEISSVDSDWSDIRAIALKLGVQNPDDLHTERFKVDRQKLERLIMADSAIEGMNGAEYFFDDIMNTTDTYVSWPCRLKIGAKSKKDPHVRIVGKVEQVQRAKDHILGSLDSRGTRVIMKMDVSYTDHSYIIGRGGNNIKRIMDDTHTHIHFPDSNRSNPTEKSNQVSLCGSLDGVERARALVRLSTPLLISFEMPVMGPGKPQPDHETPYIKMIESKFNVQVIFSSRPKLHTSLVLVKGSEKESAQVRDATQLLINFAFESIASQILVNVQMEISPQHHEIVKGKNNVNLLSIMDRTQTKIIFPDLTDMNVKPLKKSQVTISGRIDDVYRARQQLLGNMPVALIFDFPDNQTDASEIMGLNLKYGVYITLRQKQRQSTLAIVIKGIEKFIDKIYEARQEILHLTTPVIKPEIPDHYYMPKDKDVSLAYRSQLTALLAGYPDSPKTPSLLPPTMGGQLTPYGNKAHMLLAANVGVGLTTPTGICAPTQKYMQLHNSSYQPRQVSTMNNLSNCSNNNSSNNNNNNNSNNNNCSSNNNNNISNNSNNINNNNNNNISNNNNYLQVPGSGLLKPPPAPMPSTNVGPPPTVGVNLSPRNSCSQNTSGYQSFSSSTTSLEQSYPPYAQVQAAVSSTSSSSAGANRAHYSPDSTYSSEAGSIAGAAARLGRRLSDGVLLGLGNATGGGAHLLPGSAESYRNLHYDLAAAAGKQQLQQQQQQHQQQQQQQQQQRAFDFDMKRALGFKAMERTPVAGELRTPTPAWLGMGLSRTSPAPIETVDDGIGNAGNGWRMPPPPPGLGSPYGLSATTGLLDATPVSRRMQLSQHKDIHTLLTSLGLEHYIKIFVLNEIDLEMFSTLTEENLMELGITAFGARKKLLAAIHTLLANEAACSSMPSSSSSQSSSPRFSGSAAPGAERRPSNQW